A genomic stretch from Sulfurimonas sediminis includes:
- a CDS encoding globin domain-containing protein: protein MSLSQETVTAVKKTIPLVGKNAEKITTRMYEILFSKYPETKPLFANAQSDQHKKLAGAIAAFAANIDNLDALSAAVEKMANTHVQTKVKPEHYPMVADALITAMGDVLGDDFTDEYKQAWVEAYTFLANILMQREKELYSQQNS from the coding sequence ATGAGCTTATCTCAAGAGACAGTTACAGCTGTAAAAAAAACAATCCCGTTAGTTGGAAAAAATGCCGAAAAAATTACGACACGCATGTATGAAATACTTTTCAGTAAATATCCTGAAACAAAACCTTTGTTTGCAAATGCACAAAGTGACCAACATAAAAAACTTGCAGGTGCTATCGCAGCTTTTGCCGCAAATATTGACAATCTTGATGCACTATCAGCAGCAGTTGAAAAAATGGCAAATACACATGTACAGACAAAAGTAAAACCTGAGCACTACCCTATGGTTGCTGATGCTTTAATCACAGCTATGGGCGATGTTTTAGGTGATGATTTTACAGATGAGTACAAGCAGGCATGGGTCGAAGCATATACATTTTTGGCAAATATTTTAATGCAGCGCGAAAAAGAGCTCTACAGCCAACAAAACAGTTAA
- a CDS encoding RrF2 family transcriptional regulator, whose amino-acid sequence MHFSKTTEYAIRVLSYLDRYPNKAHSASFLHKELGLPYKYLTKLMTQLEKQDLVNVLKGRNGGFNLAKDSEQIFLCDILEAIGEPLEFDRCILGFEMCDASNPCALHSQWIEPKINIENMLQTTSLASLANDIKTKI is encoded by the coding sequence ATGCACTTTTCCAAAACAACCGAATATGCTATCCGTGTTTTGTCCTACCTGGATCGTTACCCAAACAAGGCACATTCCGCCTCTTTTTTACATAAAGAGTTGGGACTTCCTTATAAATACCTTACAAAACTTATGACTCAACTTGAAAAACAGGATTTGGTAAATGTGCTCAAAGGACGTAATGGAGGTTTTAATCTGGCAAAGGATTCTGAGCAAATATTTTTATGTGATATTCTTGAAGCCATAGGTGAACCGCTTGAATTTGATCGATGTATTTTGGGTTTTGAAATGTGTGATGCCTCAAATCCTTGTGCATTACACTCGCAATGGATTGAACCTAAGATAAATATTGAAAATATGCTGCAGACAACTTCACTAGCTTCTCTCGCAAATGATATAAAAACGAAAATTTGA
- a CDS encoding sodium-dependent transporter, whose amino-acid sequence MKIARFSRIGFIMAAAGSAVGLGNIWKFPYITGEYGGGAFVLIYLLTVLLIGFSIMTAEMLIGYLGRRDTVTSFEELAPKHKNLWKFAGFQGLAGLFIMIFYSVVIGWIFNYVVTSLTYLPSTVGEAETTFTKMLHADFWTQFFYHTLSFVVITYVLHKGLKGGIEKLNMLLMPALMIILASMFAYAVTLDGFSKAVSFMFSPDWSKINSEAFVVAVGHAFFTLSLGMGAIMTYAASLEKNANIVKSAFWVAFLDTTIAIVAGLMLFTFLYQYGSGPAKGPGLVFISLPAAFYEMGIVGNVFAVLFFIALAFAGLTSSVSLVEPMVQYFIDRFCWSRLKSTLLVGIFFWFFGIFAILSNIDDTKEYLTWGSKNFFDWVDYVTAAIMLPLGGLLMAIFVGYVMPRSEVEATMRPQLKWAFALWYFSLRYITPVAMFVVMLSLMGII is encoded by the coding sequence ATGAAAATAGCTAGATTTAGTCGGATTGGTTTTATAATGGCAGCAGCAGGAAGTGCTGTAGGACTTGGAAATATTTGGAAATTTCCTTATATTACAGGAGAGTATGGAGGCGGAGCCTTTGTTCTTATTTATCTCCTGACTGTATTACTTATTGGTTTTTCTATTATGACAGCTGAGATGCTCATTGGGTATCTTGGTAGGCGTGATACAGTAACATCTTTTGAAGAGTTGGCACCAAAACATAAAAATTTATGGAAATTTGCCGGTTTTCAAGGGTTGGCAGGCCTATTTATTATGATATTTTATTCGGTCGTTATTGGATGGATATTTAATTATGTAGTCACCTCACTAACTTATCTTCCCTCGACGGTTGGAGAAGCAGAAACAACCTTTACAAAGATGCTTCATGCGGATTTTTGGACACAGTTTTTCTACCATACACTTTCTTTTGTTGTGATTACTTATGTCCTGCACAAGGGTTTAAAAGGCGGTATAGAAAAGCTCAATATGCTTTTGATGCCGGCATTGATGATTATTTTGGCTTCAATGTTTGCGTATGCAGTCACACTAGACGGTTTTTCAAAAGCTGTATCTTTTATGTTTTCTCCTGATTGGTCAAAAATAAACTCTGAGGCTTTTGTTGTTGCTGTTGGGCATGCATTTTTTACTCTGAGCCTAGGGATGGGTGCCATTATGACATATGCGGCTTCTCTTGAAAAAAATGCTAACATTGTCAAGAGTGCTTTTTGGGTCGCTTTTTTAGATACAACTATAGCTATTGTAGCAGGGTTGATGCTTTTTACATTTTTGTATCAGTACGGTTCTGGTCCGGCAAAAGGTCCGGGGCTTGTCTTTATCTCTTTGCCTGCTGCATTTTATGAGATGGGTATCGTTGGAAATGTATTTGCTGTTTTGTTTTTTATTGCATTGGCATTTGCAGGACTCACATCCTCTGTCTCTCTTGTTGAGCCTATGGTACAGTACTTTATAGATCGATTTTGCTGGAGTCGTCTCAAATCGACTCTTTTAGTGGGGATATTTTTCTGGTTTTTTGGTATTTTTGCTATTCTCTCAAACATAGACGATACAAAAGAGTATTTAACATGGGGGAGTAAAAACTTTTTTGATTGGGTTGATTATGTGACTGCTGCAATCATGCTGCCCCTTGGTGGACTCTTGATGGCGATTTTTGTCGGTTATGTTATGCCACGCTCAGAAGTAGAAGCAACAATGAGGCCTCAGTTGAAATGGGCTTTTGCACTATGGTATTTCTCTCTTCGTTATATTACGCCTGTCGCCATGTTTGTGGTAATGCTTTCGCTTATGGGGATTATATGA
- a CDS encoding thiazole synthase — MDNKLKIGKYELGSRLIVGSGKYDSFEMTKEATLASGSELITVAVRRLNITDPDKENLRDTFAGTNVKFLPNSAGCVTAEEAITTFRLTREATGIDLIKLEVIGDTQKTLYPDVLETIKACEVLAKEGFTIMAYTSDDPIMAKRLEDAGANAVMPLAAPIGSGLGIQNPYNIVFIRDAIKVPVIVDAGIGCASDAAYAMELGADGVLTNTAIAQAQNPILMAEAMKHAVQAGRMSYLSGRIPKRPYATASSPVDGMIQF; from the coding sequence ATGGATAACAAATTAAAAATTGGAAAATACGAACTTGGCTCAAGACTGATTGTCGGAAGTGGAAAGTATGACTCTTTTGAGATGACAAAAGAGGCAACTCTTGCAAGTGGAAGTGAACTCATTACCGTTGCCGTAAGACGCCTTAACATCACAGACCCAGATAAAGAGAATCTACGCGATACTTTTGCTGGAACAAATGTAAAATTTTTACCAAACTCTGCGGGATGTGTAACTGCGGAAGAGGCTATCACTACTTTTCGTTTAACGCGTGAAGCAACAGGCATTGACTTAATAAAACTTGAAGTGATCGGAGATACACAAAAAACACTTTATCCAGATGTACTTGAAACCATAAAAGCGTGTGAGGTTTTGGCAAAAGAAGGTTTTACTATTATGGCTTACACTTCAGATGATCCGATTATGGCAAAACGTCTTGAAGATGCCGGAGCTAATGCAGTTATGCCTCTTGCTGCGCCTATTGGAAGTGGATTGGGTATTCAAAATCCATACAACATTGTATTTATCCGAGATGCGATAAAAGTACCGGTAATTGTAGATGCGGGCATCGGTTGTGCCAGTGATGCTGCCTACGCAATGGAACTTGGTGCTGATGGTGTTTTGACAAACACAGCCATAGCACAGGCACAAAATCCTATACTAATGGCAGAGGCAATGAAACATGCTGTTCAAGCTGGTCGAATGAGCTATCTTTCGGGAAGAATACCTAAGCGTCCTTATGCAACCGCATCATCCCCAGTGGATGGAATGATACAATTTTAA
- a CDS encoding NAD(P)H-hydrate dehydratase — translation MQKLFEEVGSLDTKCYEEFFLSEDILMEHAANGMASYIRANFSNKQTTLIVTGSGNNGADGIALARLLHGEYDVSLLYAKVPKSQMALLQEKRAKALHVKQIKEFQECDILVDAIVGTGFSGEFSAEITNLLHAMNTSRAFKIACDVPSGLTKSGTCAKATFCADVTLTMGALKKALFLDEAKDFLGKTEVLDLGVSRKLYESQTNWYLLDMQDLKLPARERKNAHKGNFGHLSLLCGEKPGASVMSGLAGLKFGAGLVTLVGYENQQLLHIPHSLMYAHALPDNTTALALGMGLGAEFSDEELQDFLKNDIAMIIDADVFSMKLILKILSRKNIILTPHPKEFVSLLKITELANISVEELQQKRFKYVELFCKAYPHITLLLKGANVIIGLNNNFFINPHGSAKLAKAGSGDVLSGLIGSLLAQGYTPLDAAIHGSLAHTKLAHNYNGSDFSLTPEDLIQGIGNL, via the coding sequence ATGCAAAAACTATTTGAGGAAGTTGGCTCGCTTGATACGAAATGTTATGAAGAGTTCTTTCTAAGTGAAGATATTTTAATGGAACATGCTGCAAATGGCATGGCTTCTTACATAAGAGCCAACTTCTCAAACAAACAGACAACCCTCATAGTGACAGGAAGTGGCAACAATGGAGCCGACGGAATCGCTTTGGCACGGCTTTTACATGGTGAGTACGATGTCTCTCTTTTGTATGCCAAAGTCCCAAAATCCCAAATGGCTTTACTGCAGGAAAAAAGGGCAAAGGCTCTACATGTAAAACAAATAAAAGAGTTTCAGGAGTGCGACATCCTTGTTGATGCCATTGTCGGCACAGGCTTCAGTGGAGAATTTTCTGCAGAAATTACAAACCTTTTACATGCAATGAACACAAGCAGGGCTTTTAAGATCGCCTGTGATGTACCAAGTGGACTTACAAAAAGTGGTACCTGTGCAAAAGCAACCTTTTGTGCAGATGTAACACTGACAATGGGGGCTTTGAAAAAAGCACTCTTTTTGGACGAAGCCAAAGATTTTCTAGGAAAAACTGAAGTTTTAGACTTGGGTGTTTCACGAAAGCTTTATGAATCTCAAACAAATTGGTATCTACTCGACATGCAAGATTTAAAGCTTCCTGCAAGAGAGAGAAAAAATGCACATAAAGGAAACTTTGGGCATTTGAGTCTGCTTTGTGGTGAAAAACCAGGAGCTTCTGTTATGAGTGGACTTGCTGGACTTAAATTTGGTGCAGGACTTGTTACCTTGGTAGGCTATGAAAATCAGCAACTTCTTCACATTCCGCACTCTTTGATGTATGCTCATGCTCTACCAGACAACACAACAGCCCTTGCTTTAGGTATGGGACTTGGTGCAGAGTTCAGCGATGAGGAGCTTCAGGATTTTTTAAAAAATGATATCGCAATGATAATTGATGCAGATGTTTTCTCTATGAAACTGATTTTAAAAATTTTATCTCGCAAGAATATTATTTTAACGCCACATCCAAAAGAGTTCGTTTCACTTTTAAAGATTACAGAACTCGCAAATATAAGTGTGGAAGAGTTACAACAAAAGCGTTTTAAATATGTAGAGCTTTTTTGTAAAGCCTATCCTCATATCACCCTTCTTTTAAAAGGTGCAAATGTCATAATAGGCTTGAATAATAATTTTTTTATTAATCCTCATGGAAGTGCCAAACTTGCAAAAGCTGGGAGCGGTGATGTACTTAGTGGTCTTATAGGCAGTCTGTTAGCACAAGGATACACCCCTTTAGATGCTGCAATTCACGGCTCTTTAGCACATACAAAACTAGCACATAACTATAACGGCTCTGATTTTTCTCTTACACCAGAGGATTTAATACAAGGGATTGGGAATTTATAA
- a CDS encoding ATP-binding protein produces MRNVIGRYLDTIDALRLEERMLTHNTLILGEEGAGKTNLACKIRNFVIDNNVPTLYMDFANSHEDDVELRYKDEHFNYIRFEESEAFDEAFAALVAEKKHIYMAVNPNFFATKREKKSKLSQVISQQKLLDDYYYFFHDIENLNGFYTKFEDFLLYMLSFTNLQKQGFTFLAQPHPIFENPHLKLLFSFLYVGKCSNANYYNTAILKTLSKNHFYYQYRTAYPTLLFNDIKSSMVKIDEYVPEL; encoded by the coding sequence ATGAGAAATGTTATTGGTAGATATTTGGATACTATTGATGCTTTAAGATTAGAAGAGAGAATGCTCACACACAATACTTTGATTTTGGGTGAAGAGGGTGCGGGCAAGACGAACCTGGCCTGCAAAATAAGAAATTTTGTCATTGACAACAATGTACCCACGCTCTATATGGACTTTGCAAACTCTCATGAAGATGATGTTGAGCTCAGATACAAAGATGAGCACTTTAACTATATTCGTTTTGAGGAGAGCGAAGCATTTGATGAAGCTTTTGCCGCACTTGTAGCTGAAAAAAAACATATCTATATGGCAGTCAATCCTAACTTTTTTGCCACAAAAAGAGAGAAGAAAAGTAAACTTTCACAAGTTATTTCTCAGCAAAAACTTCTGGATGATTACTACTATTTTTTCCATGATATTGAAAACCTTAATGGATTTTACACAAAATTTGAAGATTTTCTACTCTATATGCTTAGCTTTACAAATCTTCAAAAACAAGGTTTTACATTTTTGGCACAACCACATCCAATTTTTGAAAACCCACACCTCAAACTACTGTTTTCATTCCTTTATGTAGGAAAATGTTCTAATGCCAACTACTATAATACGGCAATTTTAAAAACATTAAGTAAAAACCATTTTTACTACCAATACAGAACAGCCTACCCTACGCTGCTCTTTAATGATATAAAAAGCAGTATGGTTAAAATTGATGAGTATGTACCGGAACTGTAA
- a CDS encoding KpsF/GutQ family sugar-phosphate isomerase gives MNYKTIAQETLNIEANTLLNAAKNIDDAFNKAVEIILTCKGKLVVSGVGKSGLIGAKMAATFASTGTPSFFLHPTEALHGDLGMIGENDVVVAISYSGESEELSSILPHIKRFGIPLIGMTKDKNSTLGHYSDVVVRVVVEKEACPLNIAPTSSTTLTLALGDALAVALMKARNFKKSDFASFHPGGALGKKLFVKVRNLMRSENLPVVSKDAKMKDAILKISEGRLGTVLITDERGELVALMSDGDVRRALLRDDFSLEDDVLKYATPDPMSIDDEEMLASDALVLIEEKKIQLLVVTDKDKKIKGVLHIHTLIEKGIS, from the coding sequence ATGAATTATAAAACAATTGCGCAAGAAACATTAAATATCGAAGCAAATACCCTGCTCAATGCAGCAAAAAACATTGATGATGCCTTTAACAAAGCTGTAGAAATTATACTTACATGTAAAGGCAAACTTGTTGTGAGCGGGGTCGGTAAAAGTGGACTGATTGGAGCAAAAATGGCGGCTACCTTTGCCTCGACGGGAACACCGAGCTTTTTTTTACATCCTACAGAAGCGCTCCACGGTGATCTTGGAATGATAGGCGAAAATGATGTTGTTGTTGCTATCAGTTATTCGGGAGAGAGCGAAGAGTTGAGTTCGATTTTACCGCATATCAAGCGTTTTGGCATACCGCTTATCGGCATGACAAAAGACAAAAACTCAACACTTGGACACTACAGTGATGTGGTGGTCAGGGTTGTGGTTGAAAAAGAGGCCTGTCCGCTCAACATAGCACCGACAAGTTCGACAACACTGACACTTGCACTCGGCGATGCCCTGGCGGTGGCTTTGATGAAAGCCAGAAACTTTAAAAAGAGTGACTTCGCTTCTTTCCATCCCGGTGGTGCTTTGGGGAAAAAACTCTTTGTCAAGGTGAGAAATCTGATGCGAAGTGAGAATCTTCCTGTTGTTTCAAAAGATGCAAAAATGAAAGATGCCATTTTAAAAATCAGCGAAGGCAGACTCGGAACGGTGCTTATAACAGATGAGAGGGGAGAGCTTGTAGCACTTATGAGTGACGGCGATGTCCGTCGGGCTCTTTTGAGGGATGATTTTTCCCTTGAAGATGATGTGCTCAAATATGCCACACCTGATCCTATGAGCATAGATGATGAAGAGATGCTTGCGAGTGATGCACTTGTTTTAATAGAAGAGAAAAAAATCCAGCTTCTGGTTGTCACAGATAAGGACAAAAAGATAAAAGGCGTACTTCATATTCATACGCTCATAGAAAAAGGAATTTCATAA
- a CDS encoding pseudouridine synthase, which translates to MRLNKYIAHYSTYSRREADKAVQDGYVRVNGEIETNPATQVQEGVDIVYISGKQVSPQEKYTVIVYNKPKGELVTKNDPKGRRTIYDSLSKEFKHFIPVGRLDFASEGLLLLTDASHVATALMESDLERIYKIKIKGMVTPDMEDAMLNGIYLDDASAGAHSHSKITSMDIKPFIGYKIQKNQPNYSILKVALKEGKNRELRRFFAHFGAEVADLKRVSFAEIELNNLPTGKTRYLTRSEYSALYKFLKEEKKRAREKKRKEEKE; encoded by the coding sequence ATGAGACTAAACAAATACATTGCACACTATTCAACCTACTCAAGAAGAGAGGCTGACAAGGCTGTTCAAGACGGTTATGTCCGTGTAAACGGAGAGATAGAAACAAACCCTGCAACACAGGTTCAAGAGGGTGTAGATATTGTCTACATCAGCGGAAAACAGGTTTCTCCTCAGGAAAAGTACACGGTGATTGTGTATAACAAACCAAAGGGAGAGCTTGTCACAAAGAATGACCCAAAAGGGAGAAGAACGATTTATGACTCTTTAAGCAAAGAGTTTAAACATTTTATTCCTGTCGGACGGCTTGACTTTGCAAGTGAGGGGCTGCTTCTTTTAACAGATGCTTCGCATGTGGCGACGGCGCTGATGGAGTCGGATCTGGAGAGAATTTACAAGATTAAAATCAAAGGGATGGTGACTCCGGATATGGAAGATGCCATGCTCAACGGTATCTATCTGGATGATGCAAGTGCCGGAGCGCATTCGCATTCCAAAATCACTTCTATGGATATCAAACCTTTTATAGGCTACAAGATTCAAAAGAATCAGCCCAACTATTCCATCCTCAAAGTAGCGCTCAAAGAGGGAAAAAACCGTGAACTTCGCCGTTTTTTTGCACACTTTGGCGCAGAGGTGGCTGACTTGAAACGTGTAAGTTTTGCCGAAATTGAGTTAAACAATCTTCCGACTGGCAAGACAAGATATTTGACACGCAGTGAATATTCTGCACTTTACAAATTTTTAAAAGAAGAGAAAAAGAGAGCCAGAGAGAAAAAGAGAAAAGAAGAAAAAGAGTAG
- a CDS encoding replication-associated recombination protein A translates to MDFTHLLRPANFDEMTGQEHLTARDAPLRVLCEKEALGHSFFYGPAGVGKTSLARVIAKTMQLPFYEFNATSLKVEQLRKIFEQYKNALQKPLIFIDEVHRLSKNQQEVLLPVMENNSVLIIGASTENPFYSLTSAIRSRSMLFELKSISHAGLEKLLLRALDKTNIVLEEDAKAYLTASSGGDARAMLKLLEFAANINETVSLELLQSLRPNALQAGSSEDGVHYDLASALIKSIRGSDADAAIYYLARLIAGGESADFIARRLVILASEDVGNANPQALTLATSCLTSVSKIGYPEARIILAQAVIYLCASPKSNCAYLAINKALKSVKEGNITEIPKNITNSNENYLYPHDFGGYVEQNYLAKPMHFVELKEIGYEKKMKEWINIIKDSSK, encoded by the coding sequence ATGGATTTTACACATCTGCTGCGACCTGCAAATTTTGATGAGATGACAGGGCAGGAGCATTTAACCGCAAGAGATGCTCCTTTGCGTGTTTTGTGTGAAAAAGAAGCCCTTGGACACAGTTTTTTTTATGGACCTGCCGGTGTTGGAAAGACATCACTTGCCAGAGTCATAGCAAAAACTATGCAACTTCCTTTTTATGAGTTTAATGCCACTTCACTTAAAGTTGAACAGCTTCGAAAAATATTTGAGCAGTATAAAAATGCTCTGCAAAAACCGCTCATATTTATAGATGAGGTGCACAGGCTTTCAAAAAATCAGCAGGAGGTTTTGCTTCCTGTTATGGAAAACAATTCTGTGCTTATCATAGGTGCCTCAACAGAAAATCCTTTTTATTCGCTTACTTCTGCGATCCGTTCACGCTCTATGCTTTTTGAGCTCAAAAGTATATCCCATGCCGGTTTGGAAAAGCTGTTGCTGAGAGCATTGGACAAAACAAATATTGTCCTTGAGGAGGATGCAAAAGCCTATCTGACAGCATCAAGCGGCGGAGATGCAAGAGCGATGCTGAAGCTGTTGGAATTTGCCGCCAATATCAATGAAACAGTGTCTCTGGAGTTGTTGCAGTCACTCCGTCCAAATGCCCTTCAGGCCGGAAGCAGTGAAGACGGTGTGCATTATGACCTGGCGTCAGCGCTGATTAAGTCCATTCGGGGGAGTGATGCGGATGCGGCGATTTACTATCTGGCGCGTTTGATTGCAGGCGGAGAGAGTGCTGATTTTATCGCCAGACGCCTTGTGATTTTGGCAAGTGAAGATGTAGGCAATGCCAATCCGCAGGCTCTGACTCTGGCAACCTCCTGTCTGACAAGTGTCAGCAAAATAGGCTATCCCGAGGCAAGAATTATCCTGGCACAGGCGGTTATTTATCTGTGTGCCTCTCCAAAATCCAATTGTGCATATTTGGCAATAAATAAAGCCTTAAAGAGTGTGAAAGAGGGGAACATCACAGAAATTCCGAAAAATATCACAAACAGCAATGAAAACTATCTGTATCCCCACGATTTTGGTGGATATGTCGAACAAAACTACCTTGCCAAACCGATGCATTTTGTGGAGTTAAAAGAGATAGGCTATGAAAAAAAGATGAAAGAGTGGATAAATATTATAAAAGACTCATCAAAATAA
- a CDS encoding methyl-accepting chemotaxis protein, whose product MISAFKETVLSVTDVSKRNQNESERLRDVVITLKENSEVEDGKITVVNELAVDIGSKLDTVEESTVTVTEDLQTTSDFLEEFISKLSSVVESIENGSSQQQELVQKVSELTEQAKNIKDVLEIISDIADQTNLLALNAAIEAARAGEHGRGFAVVADEVRKLAERTQKSLSEISANVNLITQNVVEIAEETQHTSQSMDQIAESAQELIVASNDTKENLMQTKESSTDVMHQSIYIATKTKELVSTMDEIVVVSTKNNELRTTIEAVVSTLSQDAAALKNELSKFKI is encoded by the coding sequence ATGATCAGTGCCTTTAAAGAGACAGTTCTGAGTGTTACCGATGTCTCAAAAAGAAACCAAAATGAATCTGAGAGATTACGTGATGTCGTGATTACTTTAAAAGAAAACAGTGAAGTGGAAGACGGAAAAATCACTGTGGTCAATGAACTGGCGGTAGATATCGGCAGTAAACTCGATACGGTTGAAGAGTCTACTGTAACAGTGACGGAAGATTTGCAGACAACATCTGACTTTTTGGAAGAGTTTATAAGCAAACTGAGTTCAGTGGTAGAGTCTATAGAAAATGGCAGTTCCCAACAGCAGGAACTTGTTCAAAAAGTCAGTGAATTGACAGAACAGGCAAAAAATATAAAAGATGTTTTGGAGATTATCTCAGATATCGCAGATCAGACAAATTTACTCGCACTCAATGCCGCTATAGAAGCAGCCCGTGCCGGAGAACATGGTCGTGGTTTTGCCGTAGTTGCCGATGAAGTGAGAAAACTTGCCGAGCGTACACAGAAGTCTTTAAGCGAAATCAGTGCAAATGTAAATCTCATTACCCAAAATGTAGTTGAAATCGCCGAAGAGACACAGCATACCTCACAAAGTATGGATCAGATCGCAGAATCCGCACAGGAATTAATTGTGGCATCCAATGATACAAAAGAGAATCTGATGCAGACAAAAGAGAGCTCCACCGATGTCATGCACCAAAGCATATACATAGCAACAAAAACAAAAGAGCTGGTGAGTACGATGGATGAGATTGTTGTTGTTTCTACAAAAAACAATGAGCTGCGCACAACGATAGAAGCTGTCGTTTCAACGCTTTCTCAGGATGCTGCTGCTTTAAAAAATGAACTCAGTAAATTTAAAATATAG
- a CDS encoding PP2C family protein-serine/threonine phosphatase, translated as MQEKSREKSLQEEKDAYASYQEELAFQKELNILRNDFYYKMIDSKEISLVDFFYQPLDTLSGDAYSARRINADKTFYFLVDGMGKGLSASLSAMAVTVFVNHLIDKMIEYENFSLDILIQESMDFMKPILLDEEALSVDYILFDNYSFELEYAKFAMPPFLLEDNANNVIKIKSNNPPMSKWSETYKIDNCSVKNIHKFLFYSDGIVENSTLEGVAYNSFIENDFIDSFTREEMKKHVLDKIATQEDDFTFIFINRLELNETTLISAKVFETSLDAVEEANSWYESICQNHCSGLAFNELFTNAYEHGNLGIDSEIKHQLLEQDKYFETLVSLEKECTKKITVKIYNIKTASAQYRVTQITDEGEGFDTNQLATIFRNSKKFNGRGVFVSRKNSMGIYYNSKGNSVLFLTKI; from the coding sequence ATGCAGGAAAAGAGTAGAGAAAAATCATTGCAGGAGGAGAAAGATGCCTATGCCAGCTATCAAGAAGAGCTGGCATTTCAAAAAGAGCTCAATATCCTGAGAAATGATTTTTATTACAAGATGATTGATTCTAAAGAGATTTCACTGGTAGACTTTTTTTATCAGCCTCTTGATACACTGAGTGGGGATGCCTATTCTGCCCGAAGAATCAATGCAGACAAAACTTTTTATTTTCTTGTTGACGGGATGGGAAAGGGATTGAGTGCTTCGCTCAGTGCTATGGCTGTGACAGTCTTTGTCAATCATTTGATAGACAAAATGATAGAGTATGAGAATTTCAGTCTTGATATCCTGATTCAAGAGTCTATGGACTTTATGAAGCCTATCTTGCTTGATGAGGAGGCTCTGTCTGTAGACTATATTTTATTTGACAATTACTCTTTTGAATTGGAATATGCAAAATTTGCAATGCCGCCTTTTTTGCTTGAAGACAATGCAAACAATGTGATAAAAATAAAATCAAACAATCCGCCGATGAGCAAGTGGAGCGAAACATACAAGATAGACAACTGCTCTGTAAAAAATATCCACAAGTTTCTTTTTTACAGTGACGGCATCGTAGAAAACAGCACCCTGGAAGGCGTGGCATATAACAGTTTTATTGAAAATGATTTCATAGACTCTTTCACAAGAGAAGAGATGAAAAAACATGTGTTGGACAAAATTGCCACACAGGAAGATGATTTTACTTTTATATTTATCAACAGGCTGGAATTAAACGAAACAACACTGATCAGTGCAAAGGTTTTTGAAACAAGTCTTGACGCCGTCGAAGAAGCAAACAGCTGGTATGAAAGTATTTGCCAGAATCATTGCAGCGGGCTCGCTTTTAATGAGCTTTTTACGAATGCATACGAGCATGGAAATCTGGGCATTGACTCTGAAATAAAACATCAGTTGCTTGAGCAGGACAAATATTTTGAGACACTGGTTTCGCTTGAAAAAGAGTGTACAAAAAAAATAACCGTAAAAATCTACAATATCAAAACTGCATCTGCCCAATACAGAGTGACACAAATCACAGATGAGGGAGAGGGATTTGACACAAACCAGCTGGCGACAATATTTAGAAATTCAAAAAAATTCAATGGCCGCGGAGTTTTTGTCTCCCGTAAAAACTCTATGGGCATATACTATAACTCAAAAGGCAACAGTGTCCTTTTTCTGACAAAGATCTAA